A part of Ziziphus jujuba cultivar Dongzao chromosome 8, ASM3175591v1 genomic DNA contains:
- the LOC107434151 gene encoding 23 kDa jasmonate-induced protein, translating into MGDAVFGNPITNSTLGLPDFLDKKNIQRIDRARMALNMKNAEEKNAKALQYLEKLKEQSEVGLGTLCLLYNATGDAISYVTHKNWHGRIGASPYPMQIANGQWAAFMHVSKPVHSIGAVVYRGKDPQGVDCDWMVSWDNPNDKNKWNTQAYSEIREKNHFSNCDWQVVYDKMQVSGVYHDGVEEKNNWDRCFLSACIGNHKFPIFVAVFTLQDV; encoded by the exons ATGGGAGACGCTGTGTTTGGCAACCCCATCACAAACTCAACTTTAGGACTGCCTGATTTTCTAGATAAGAAGAATATACAACGCATAGACAGAGCTCGAATGGCCCTTAACATGAAGAATGCAGAGGAAAAGAATGCCAAAGCTCTCCAGTATTTGGAGAAACTGAAGGAACAATCTGAGGTTGGACTGGGAACACTTTGCCTACTCTACAATGCCACTGGGGATGCTATAAGCTATGTTACCCACAAGAATTGGCATGGACGTATTGGAGCTTCTCCATATCCAATGCAGATTGCAAATGGACAATGGGCTGCCTTTATGCATGTTTCTAAGCCTGTTCACTCTATTGGGGCTGTTGTGTACCGTGGCAAGGACCCTCAAGGGGTTGATTGTGATTGGATGGTGTCATGGGACAACCCTAATGACAAAAATAAGTGGAACACGCAA GCATATTCGGAGATCCGTGAAAAAAACCACTTCTCAAATTGCGATTGGCAAGTAGTATATGATAAAATGCAAGTTAGCGGCGTTTATCACGATGGTGTTGAAGAAAAAAACAACTGGGACAGATGCTTCTTGTCTGCATGCATTGGCAATCACAAATTCCCCATATTTGTGGCAGTATTTACCCTACAAGACGTTTGA